A window from Aliamphritea hakodatensis encodes these proteins:
- a CDS encoding methyl-accepting chemotaxis protein, with protein MTRKMLFWTAAVVLLASNFLLDGYLDDLYVRLARDLVLFGGLFWGAILVAQNRIGSLQAKIDAVLAEEKIDLRVRFDSKHPEIHALTDNMNKLQQRVEQAVAGVSSSAARLIPMSHELADSYGNATQKASLQDSRSDEILHAMDSIKTVSTEVAGSARTIVDEASAGNAAVMECQHSMTSAQEVVDRLSGHMLEAQSILDGLKTETDQVGSIVEVINGIAEQTNLLALNAAIEAARAGEQGRGFAVVADEVRNLAERTRQSTQEVQGMLERIQIGAGSLADAMQEGGEASEENNSRVKEVGDQLTDLVNIIGRVHGAAGAISESAEHQQQRAIEVRNSSDTLAALNRETLHESQVHTISKDDLEALGKQLRDKLQVFSLEGDHWHVQRRTRSRNTEPAAVAAGADDDDIELF; from the coding sequence ATGACCCGTAAAATGCTGTTTTGGACTGCGGCGGTGGTGTTACTCGCCAGCAACTTTTTGTTAGACGGATATCTCGATGATCTGTATGTACGGCTTGCCCGTGATCTGGTGCTGTTTGGTGGCCTTTTCTGGGGCGCGATTCTGGTTGCCCAAAACCGGATTGGGTCGCTGCAGGCGAAGATCGATGCGGTGCTGGCTGAAGAGAAGATTGACTTGCGGGTACGTTTTGACAGCAAGCATCCGGAGATTCATGCCCTGACAGATAACATGAATAAGTTGCAGCAGCGGGTAGAGCAGGCGGTGGCCGGTGTGAGCAGTTCGGCAGCACGACTTATCCCTATGTCCCATGAACTGGCAGACAGCTATGGCAATGCGACGCAGAAAGCATCGCTGCAGGACAGCCGTTCGGATGAAATACTCCATGCGATGGACAGTATTAAAACCGTGTCTACTGAAGTGGCCGGCAGTGCCCGTACCATTGTGGATGAAGCTTCTGCGGGCAACGCCGCGGTAATGGAGTGCCAGCATTCGATGACGTCTGCCCAGGAAGTGGTGGATCGTTTATCCGGCCATATGCTGGAAGCACAGAGCATTCTGGACGGCTTAAAGACAGAAACGGATCAGGTGGGCAGCATTGTTGAGGTGATTAACGGCATTGCTGAGCAGACCAACCTGCTGGCGCTGAACGCGGCGATCGAGGCGGCCCGTGCCGGTGAGCAGGGGCGGGGCTTTGCAGTGGTGGCCGATGAAGTACGCAACCTGGCGGAGCGGACCCGGCAGTCGACCCAGGAAGTGCAGGGGATGCTGGAACGGATCCAGATTGGTGCCGGCAGCCTGGCTGACGCCATGCAGGAAGGTGGCGAAGCCTCGGAAGAAAATAACAGCCGGGTGAAAGAGGTGGGTGATCAGCTCACGGATCTGGTGAATATCATTGGCCGGGTGCATGGGGCTGCGGGGGCGATCAGTGAATCTGCCGAGCATCAGCAGCAACGGGCAATAGAGGTGCGTAATTCCAGTGATACACTGGCGGCCCTGAACCGTGAGACGCTGCATGAGTCTCAGGTTCACACCATTTCCAAGGATGACCTGGAGGCGCTGGGTAAGCAGCTGCGTGACAAGTTGCAGGTATTCAGCCTGGAAGGGGATCACTGGCATGTTCAGCGCAGAACCCGCTCCCGGAATACCGAACCGGCGGCTGTTGCAGCGGGCGCTGATGACGATGATATCGAACTGTTCTGA
- a CDS encoding sporulation protein: MLKNLFARIGVGAATVDTILTTEHFLPGARVEGRIDVKGGDVEQEISAITLKLMTNAKVESDDTVSYVAHPINQFQVTEAFTLKPNESRSMDFSFDLHPETPITVLETHNNQCRVWVETALDIDFAVDPTDRDPMHIHPPQAVTYFIQAMNACGYAMVKADVESGFLRANTFRSHSGCYQEIEFRPGGYGSLFGSIQEAELSFILTPDTTHVLIELDRTFAGDGYREISVSNHASYAQIEAQIKSLLG; encoded by the coding sequence ATGTTAAAAAACCTCTTTGCACGGATCGGTGTGGGTGCCGCCACGGTAGATACCATTCTGACCACCGAACACTTCCTGCCCGGCGCCCGGGTTGAAGGCCGCATAGACGTTAAAGGGGGCGATGTGGAACAGGAAATCTCTGCAATCACCCTGAAGCTGATGACCAATGCCAAAGTGGAAAGCGACGACACCGTCAGCTACGTCGCTCACCCGATCAACCAGTTCCAGGTCACTGAAGCCTTTACTCTGAAGCCAAACGAATCCCGCAGCATGGATTTCAGCTTCGATTTGCACCCGGAAACCCCGATTACCGTACTGGAAACCCACAATAACCAGTGCCGGGTATGGGTCGAAACTGCGCTGGACATCGACTTTGCGGTCGACCCGACTGACCGTGACCCGATGCACATTCACCCGCCACAGGCCGTCACCTACTTCATTCAGGCCATGAACGCCTGTGGCTACGCCATGGTAAAAGCCGACGTAGAAAGCGGCTTCCTGCGGGCCAATACCTTCCGCTCGCACTCCGGCTGCTATCAGGAAATTGAATTCCGCCCTGGCGGTTACGGCTCGCTGTTTGGCAGCATTCAGGAAGCGGAACTGTCGTTCATCCTGACGCCGGACACCACCCATGTGCTGATCGAACTGGACCGTACCTTTGCCGGCGACGGCTACCGGGAAATCAGCGTCAGCAATCACGCCAGTTACGCCCAGATTGAAGCGCAGATCAAATCCCTGCTGGGTTAA